The genomic segment TTCATCTCCTCCCGTGGCTCAAATGTCAGCTGCCACATCTGATCTTCGGTCCCCGGCTGGGAGAGGCATGCTCTGACCACCTTGGTAGCCCCCTGGCCGTTGGAGCCCCCGCTCTCCTGCGTCTCCAGGTGCAGCCAGCATCGGGCCGGGAAGTAGCGCTGGATGGCCGAGAGCTGCTCCGCTCCGTCTCCACCTTCCACCGGGAACCTCGCAGAGACGATGAGCTGGCAGCCTGCAGGCTCTATATGGCGCTTCTGGCTGAAGTGGCTGGCTGTGTCCAGCAGCAAGGCTGCGAGCTGGGCGGCCAGGTGAGGGCCAGGGCAACCGGCCAGGTATTCCTCCAAGCTGTCCAGCACCATCAGAGAAGGGCTGCCAGGCCACGTTTCGTGCAAGGAGGCCAGAAGCTGAAGCAGTTCCCGGAGGGATGTTGGGTACAAGAACTGGATTCTCtggagaaaggggaggaaggaaggaagggtgtgAGCAAGGGCAGGTGGGTGGGGGGCACTCAGAAGCCGCACAGCAGGCCGGGCGCTCGTCTTCTCTAGGATGGCTGGCAAATGCTGGAGTACTGAAGGCGGTGTGACCAAGCGCTGAGATCACACGTTATGTTTTTCATGTGACAATTGGATCACAGACAGCGCTTGGATCACCTACATGTGTGAAATGCAGTGGCAAGAatttgctaagcagggtcaaccctggctaatatgtggatgggagacctctgaggaataccagggtcctgacgcaGAGAAGAAgacggagaagaagagttggattttatatgctgactttctctaccacttaagggagactcaaaccggcttacaattccccctccccacaacagacacccttgtgaggtaggtggggctgagagtgtgtgactagcccaaggtcacccagctggcttcatgtggaggagtgggtaaaccaacccggttctccagatcagagtccaccactccaaaccactgctcttaaccaactgcaccacgctggaggatggcaaaccacctcccaccgtctcttgcctagaaaaccccgccaggggtcaccataggtcagctgtccCTTGAGGGcacaaaaagggggaggggggttgggagACCCTTCCTCACAGGTTTCTGCAGTATCTGATGAGTTGAGCTTTGGCTCAGGAAAACTCCCGCCCCGGAAATGGGGCTGGTCTTGGAGGGGCTCCTGGACTCCAACCAAATTGGTTTTGGCAGTAGGGTCGCTGAAGCCTGCCTCGCGGCTAATGGAGGGTAcaggtgaatggggggggggcagtagaagGTGTGGATTCATCTGGATGTAGGAAGGCCCCAGATGTTCAACAGTAAGACTTCCAAGTAGCATCCACTAGGACTCACCACTGCAGGGCTGTTGGGGGACTCCagcatggtgcggtggttaagagcggtggactctgatctggagaaccaggtttgattcccgcatgccctccacatgagtggcggaggctaatccggcgaactgggtttgttccccctctcctacgcatgaggccagctgggtggccttgggctagtcacagctttctcagcccacctaccttacagcgtgtctgttgtggagaggggaagggaaggtgattgtaagccggtttgagtctcccttaagtggcagagaaagttggcacataaaagcaacaactcctcctcttcttcttcttcttcttcacccctcCCGTTTGTGCAACTTTGGGACCCAgaagccgcccccgccccccgctcagcctgcccccccccggcccggccccTCCTCCACGCCCAGGCGTGGCTTTTAAGCCAccggcccacccccaccccacgaccccccaccccgcccccctgGTCTTGCCCGGCGGGTTGGAGGGGCGGCggcgcacctggaggctggtgttGGCGCTGTTGGCGGGCGGCGCCCCCGCCCCGGGCAGGCGCTGGAAGGGCCGGGGGGCCACGAAGAGGACGCGGCGGCCCGGGGGGGCGGACAGGGCGGCGCGGAAGAGCAGCGCCGAGCGGCCCGAGGCGGGGGGGCCCAGCACCAGCAGCccagcaggagcaggaggaggaggagcccaggCGGGACCCGAACCAGCCGCCGCCATGCATGCACGCGGACGGGGAGCACGCACACagcgcgggcgggcgggcgggcgggcgggcggacaAGGAGGAGCGCCGGGCGGGCAAGCGGGCGCGCcgcctccttcctccttcctcctcctcctcctcctcctcctcctgccagcaGCGCGGCCGCGCCAGCCTGCCCCCGCCCCCTCGCGCCTGGCGCTCTGCTCCTGCTCAGGAGCTCGCCCTTcggcccgggggtgggggagcctcgGCCCCTGCATGCAAGGCGGGGGCGCAGCAGGACacgaggagaggaaggaaggaaagacggccctgctgggtcagacccggGAGGCCCGTCGAGGCCAGCTGTCTGCTCgcacaggggcctccaggaagcccccaagcaagacggctgcagcagcaccatcctgcctgggatccacagcacctcagataacgtgcatgctcctctgaccctggagagaataggcgtgcatcaggaccagtatccattttgactagtagccatggatagccccattctccatgaacatgtccactcccctcttcaagccttccaaattggcagccatccccacatcctggggcagtgtgAGGACGTCTGCTGAACGGTTTCTTTCGACTCTGTTGTCAGGTccggcccgtacaagcggccaggtcctggttcaggctcttgacatgtctTAGGCCCGTGTTTGCTGTTCAGTTgttctgtgattcccactccctgttccccacccctcccgagtcccgaccttgagtagctaCGGCCAGGCCGTGTTTAGATTCCTGTCTCACCCCTGCTTCCCTCCTTTCCTGTGCACTCTgctatctcgctgtttcccaggccgtttgatcttgcacctgtgatgtaatcgtgtAACCCTGCTTTAAGTTAGGCCTGCAGCCGAGCTCTgcattggcagctttgaagctgcagcatatccatgcttactagatgctctcaataaacgtttacctgcttctgacatgcctgtctgagcaagtgactttttgagacaacctaggttggctggaggacctcacaggcagggagttccaccatttaactatgcattgtatgaagaaatacttcctcttatctgttttgaatttctcaccctccagcttcagcagatgaccccatgttctggtattatgaaagagggagaaaaacttctccctgtccactctccaaaccatgcataattttatagacctctatcatgtctcccctcagccgtcttctttccaagctaaacagccctaagcgccttaaccgctccccataggacagttgctctagtcccctaatcatttcggttgctcttttctgcaccttctcaagctctgcaatatccttttttaggtgtggtgaccagaactgtgcacagtgttccaagtgtggtctcaccatagatttgtacaagggcaggatgacagcagcagttttattctctgttcctcgtctaattatggccagcatggaatttgcctttataCAGCATgcctgcaagggggggggcattttaatTCACCCCAGCCCTGGTCAAACAGCCGTGCTGACCCTTGCCATCCGCAGGACCGGTTGGACCGGCAGCCTGAAAGGAGGGCAGCCAACAGAGTATCGCAGGGAGTTTTGCAGAATCATGCCAGCTTGCAGGGATGGCGTGTAACGCTGCCGGCTctgggttcgggggggggggagggcaaggtgccctggaggaaacagcttctctggagggtgggctctgtggcgttGCACCccttgctgagctccttccccaaactctgcctttcccaggtgttGGAGTGAGCCACtaagcatgcctggacattgggggggggtgctaaaTCATGCTAACCCCTGTGTATAAGCGTTACCTCTTGAATCGGGTGTTCCTCTCtttctagaccaaatcaagcctgaactgtccctagaagctaaaatgaccaaactgaggctatcctactGTGGTCTCATAATGAGAAGgcaagaggcactggaaaagacaatcaggggaggggccatggtcccagggtcaatccctggcatctccagttaaagggaccaggcaggaggtgatgggaaagacccctccctggagagccgctgccggtctgagtggacaatactgactttgatggaccgagggtctggtttagtataaggcagtgtcatgtattcatgagaggggatatgataatcatcttcaagtacttgaagggctggcatatggaggagggtgccgagttgttttctgttgccccacaaggttGGACctgaactaacgggttgaaattaaatcaaaagagtttccgtctagacatcaggaagaactttctaacagttcgagcggttcctcggtggaacaggcttcctcgggaggtggtgagctctccttcccgggaggtttatAAGAAGctgtaaaggaaatacaccctgcattcccttttgctacaatactgcacaacattggctcaaaaCTTTAGTTGAGGCTGaggcctagttacccctagcaaatgcatttcaaagctctgtttgtagtctgtgagagcggggggggggggaggaactctttctcaaacccccttccctttgaagtttgctcactgatggcccatctgtctccacGGTGACccatcctgtcacaccttagcccttGCTGGCTCTGGGAATCTCCTGATAATTTGCATTCgctgcaggaatgcaatttatcccttgtcttcaaagagttggctagtgacatgacCAATATGAAATCGGTTTATtattttcctgaggaattcattggctgcctgatcaccagctgacaaatccggaaggtataagaataaacttcttctggTAAAGTTTTTATGGAGTTTTGGGGACATGCTGGCATGGCCTCATGCTACATCACtttgccccagggagaaggggcaagatgggaaCAATCCTTACAATTGGAAATCCTCCTCGACAGAAGAGGctcaatggccatctgtcaacaatgctgattctgtgaccttaggcagatgatgagagggagggcatcttggccatcttctgggcatggagtaagggtcactggggatctgggggaaggtagttgtgaatttcctgcattgtgcagggggttggactagatgaccctggtggtcccttccaactctacaattctatgtgttcatactaggaaaagtggaaggcagcaggaaaagaggaagacccaacatgagactctacaaaggaagccccggccctcagtttCCAAGACTTGAGCacggctgttaacaataggagattttggaggacatggattcggagggtcgccatgagtcagaagtgacttgtcggcacttcacacagacacacaatatAAGGGGTGCTATCTACAAGGGTTGGTCAGACCTTTACATTTTAGGTCTGCTGATGGACTACAAATAGTACTTGGGGTGTTCCTCCCATGAGACTTCTTTCATGTGCCAGTGAGTTTTGTCAGGATTCGTTTTTTAAGTCAACCTCTGAGGTTCAAATCTTTCCAGCACATTCTCCAATGCCTTAAATACAGCATGATCTGTTCTagcatgtttattttgacttAAATTTagcaaacaaaatttaaaatgtacTTTATGTGAATAAAACTTTCTGTTGTCTTGAACAAAACAATTCACGTCACTCGAGAGGTGCACCATTTCTGGAAATGATGAACTCACGGGGGGAAATATTTGAGGCCATAGGGGGAACTCCTGGGTATTTTAAAACTGAAACATGCAACATTTCTTATGAAACCCAAACGTACTTGATTTAGAAACATGCAATGTGTATTGTTTCAGTTACCCTAATTTCCCGTTTTTTGGACTTTGGGGGAAAGGGTCGTCTTGTAGCTGTTTAAAATCTTCccatcctttccctccccagcccTTTCGCATCTTCTTTGTACTTAAGCCCTACCAGATAGTCAAGGCTGAAATTTCATCAAGGGGCATATCCTCCCCTTTTACGGGGTGGGGTGGGTCTTTTCCAGCCCTTGGAAGGATGAGTCATCCATGTGTAGCAAAAAAACCGGGGCTGTGGCTCCTGGAGGGGGGCGGGAGGAGGGTGTTGAGCCCATTTTCACTGGCGGCTTCCTGGCCCAAGGGCTGTTGCCCAGCCTCGCCTGCTAGAACTGCCAATCACCTTTCGTGCTGCCCGGCAACCATGTTGCCTAGTGACTGGAGATCCAGTTGCCAGGTTACGCAAAGAGCTCTTTTCAGGCTCCAATGGATGGACTTTTATAACTAAGAAGCCAGAGAGCTTTCCTTGCATCttcctttgcttcccccccccaaaaaaaaaattcccagcacCACCTATTTGGAGGACTATATTGGTCCTGCAAATAATATTTTCTGCATTAATCAGCGTATGTTGATGCCACGTCCCAGAGGCAATGGGTCAGTTGTGAAGGGATGAGGGCAAATTGTTTCCCCTTTCTTCGGGTACTTTGACAAGaagtaccacttaagggagaatcaaaccggcttagaatcaccttcccttccgctccccacaacggacaccctgtgaggtaggtggggctgagagagtgtgaccggcccaaggtcacccagctggcttcatgtgtaggagcggggaaacgaaaccggttcaccagattagcctccgccgctcatgtggaggagtggggaatcaaacctggttctccagatcagactctacccactccaaaccaccgctcttaaccactacgccatgctggctctcagttttaGAGGacacttaacagtgcaatcctatacaaagttactccagtctaatccaaTTCACCTCAGTGGTCTTAGACTAGAGCCACTTGGCAAAGGAGAGAGCTGTAAATGTCCTGAGGGTCTTTGCTTACTTCCAGGGGACACCCATTGGGGGTTCTGAGGGAAAACCCTGACATGATCCAACTTGCCTACACAGCTGGTTGATTCCCCCCTTACCTCAGCACCCAGATGTCCCCAAGGGGTCTTCCCCCATCCCACTGTTTACCTCACACAGCAGCCTCAGCATGTGTGACTCCAGAGACGCTGGCTCAAGACCCCTCTGGCGCGCTTGCACGTGAGGGGAATTGCAGACCCAAAAACCagcaatttatttgtttttattcacATACACGCCTATGACACAGACTATAACTCTGTAATTTATGATCCTCAGTTTAATTTAAATGGAGAATTAGGTTCGTTAGAAATTTATGAATTCTCAATTTGAACAAACATATGAACTGCGCTGCCAAAGATTATTATGGTTTCCAGTGAAGGATGGAACGGTCCAGATTACCCGTATTTGAATATATTCAGGGAACATATTCCATCGATAACCTTTTAAGCCTCCTTTCAACCCAAATTAGGGTTCCCAAGCCAATGAACAATAAAAGATTGCAGAAATATAGATGTAATGTTTACActtattgttgaaaatatattGACGTGTACTAAAGTTTTTGTATACAGAAGTTCAAATTATATTTCAAAATGTGAAAAAGGATTTTTCTGTCGTGGTGGTGTTTGAAGGCATGTTTGGGGGAGAAACTATTGCAGTTAATTCTGCAACCTGTGAAAAATGCGGGCATTTGACTATATAACTTAGCTAAAATCGATAGTGCATAAGTTCAAAGGCAGATCTTCCTCCCTTTCACTAGTGGTTGTGACGGGTGTGGGTATAAATATTCTGGGTCGTGTGATTTGGGTTTTATCTACAGCCACCACACAACCACTCAAGTCCCACCTGTGGGCAAATTTCAACCGAACCCCATGGACAAATGAATGTTGGTGGGCCGGTGTTAGAAGTCTTCTATTCTCCTCTCCTGTGTTGGTTATTAAGAAAATACCTCTTCTTCCCTATAACAACAGTAGTCGTGAGGTGAAAAAAATAACAAGTAATTTTTATAAATTTCCCTGGAAAAAGGTTAAAGGCTTAGAAAGAGCACCAGAGCTTGAAAATATTTACAGATATAACTCACAACTTCAGCTGAGCACAAGACACAAGAACCATGTAATAACACATAAACAACCAATTGTGAATAAACAACCAATTgtgcttttaaagaaaatgtatGAATCCTGACCCCAGCCACAGAATCTAGGCTACAGTGAGCTTTGAGCTTTGAACCCAGCCTGTCCCTTCAGCTCTCTTCAGCCTTGGAaggcttgtttgtttgcttgtttgtttttaattaacagaaaagaacaaaccttttaaaaatatgcataaactaaaaacaaaagatCACAACAGTGTTGGCAGATCTACatataagtttctataaatggtttccaaatatctaaaaaataAGTCCATGCGCAATTGCTGCCTATATGCCATGCAGGTGGTTAATTAAACATGGCCGTGAGGTGAGCCTCTCTGAGAGAGGATGCTCTTCTGGCCCGCTTCCCCTGAAGGAGGCACACGCCGGGACCACCGTCTTCTGAGACCAAGGATTCATTCCCTCACTCGCCTGAAACAGGCGTCCAAGCTGTCTGAAGGGAAAACGCTTTTTAGCGACTCCTATCTCCTGCTCTTCACTCCCAGCTGCTCCACCGAGGTTCCCAGGGCCCACACTGACTGTTCACCGTCAGGTATAAAGGCAGGTTTCAGGAAATGGGCAGAACTTTGACCCGTCCATCACAGTGGTCTGTTCCACAAGTTctaattctgggggtgggggcaagttATTGGCCACAATCATTAGAATTTTAAAGGCAAAAATCCAAAAATCCTGGTCTCCAAatatctgctttgcaggcagaaggctcCACGTTAAATtacctggcatcgccagttaaaatgATCATGTAGAAGGAGATGTGCAAGGCTTTCCCTGAAACCCTACAGAGGTGCCACCAGTCCAAAAGGAGGTCGTAGTGACCAGGGGTGTAGACTTTCTGATTTTCCAGAAGGGGCTGGGGCTTGGCCAAaaacattgctatgacatcatagggaggggcCAGTGACATCACCGGGAGGGGCTTCCTTttccactatctatggaggcaggaccATGGGGGATTTAGAGAGGGGCTCCTCAGAAATTTAGGaaggcttcaacaaatgatcttcagacagctgaaatacaactataacttttaattaacaattcaaactgcttctttatttatatttttgaaaTTATAGTACAATCAAGTGTTCTAATCCCCTATTAtgccttctgctgctcccacaagcatcctctcctgccatattccacctctccttcccaatttcccttcacctccccaccccaatacttggcatgtgttggtataaTTAGTGGTAAACCTATACAGATTGCATCATCTAGGTACAACCCACTCATTAAGATGTAGCAATTCAAAATACTCTGCACTTAAATg from the Euleptes europaea isolate rEulEur1 chromosome 1, rEulEur1.hap1, whole genome shotgun sequence genome contains:
- the SWSAP1 gene encoding LOW QUALITY PROTEIN: ATPase SWSAP1 (The sequence of the model RefSeq protein was modified relative to this genomic sequence to represent the inferred CDS: inserted 2 bases in 1 codon; deleted 2 bases in 1 codon); this translates as MAAAGSGPAWAPPPPAPAGLLVLGPPASGRSALLFRAALSAPPGRRVLFVAPRPFQRLPGAGAPPANSANTSLQRIQFLYPTSLRELLQLLASLHETWPGSPSLMVLDSLEEYLAGCPGPHLAAQLAALLLDTASHFSQKRHIEPAGCQLIVSARFPVEGGDGAEQLSAIQRYFPARCWLHLETQESGGSNGQGATKVVRACLSQPGTEDQMWQLTFEPREEMKISPLLCQREGVGSSSVGHGPPATDAHRIVPXSLFWTSGGP